In one Thermodesulfobium acidiphilum genomic region, the following are encoded:
- a CDS encoding zf-HC2 domain-containing protein yields MSCDECKKLIELEELGIITSKQLLELEAHVANCPKCFYLRQRSKQLTYSLKNLPIMSVPDDLFSLIVYRIEKQTFIKNLIFFSTSMSFIFLIGSILLNNINYSIFSIDIEESVFYAFEVVWEIFYNNVSLIYLLIGSFLAFIIFSVYKKRKELLS; encoded by the coding sequence ATGAGCTGTGATGAATGTAAGAAACTTATAGAGCTCGAAGAGCTTGGAATAATTACATCTAAGCAGCTACTTGAATTGGAAGCTCATGTGGCAAATTGTCCAAAGTGCTTTTATTTGAGACAAAGATCTAAGCAGCTTACATATTCGCTTAAGAATTTACCTATTATGAGCGTTCCAGACGATCTCTTTTCATTGATTGTATATAGAATAGAAAAACAAACTTTTATAAAAAATCTTATTTTCTTCTCAACTTCTATGTCTTTTATATTTTTAATTGGTTCAATACTTTTAAACAATATAAATTATTCTATATTTTCTATAGATATTGAAGAGAGCGTGTTCTATGCTTTTGAAGTTGTTTGGGAAATTTTCTATAACAACGTTTCTTTAATCTATCTCTTAATAGGAAGTTTTCTGGCATTTATTATCTTTTCTGTTTACAAAAAAAGAAAGGAACTTTTAAGTTGA
- a CDS encoding ferritin-like domain-containing protein, producing the protein MSQAKATKEQLFEMLNKAIAREIQVSIQYMWQHIQLVGFKGKIVGEDLKKISITEMQHAEDIAEHLFKLGGIPTTKPNNIEVGSSLKEMLELDIKAENEAIELYREIISFSKKHDDLATRRLFEKILLEEMDHLQTFENYLVD; encoded by the coding sequence ATGTCACAGGCAAAAGCTACAAAAGAACAATTGTTTGAGATGCTAAACAAAGCTATTGCCAGAGAGATCCAGGTTAGTATCCAGTATATGTGGCAGCATATACAATTAGTTGGTTTTAAAGGTAAAATTGTAGGTGAAGATTTGAAAAAGATTTCAATTACAGAAATGCAGCATGCAGAGGATATTGCAGAGCATCTTTTCAAACTTGGCGGAATACCCACCACTAAGCCAAATAATATTGAAGTAGGCTCTTCTCTGAAAGAAATGCTTGAACTTGATATCAAAGCTGAAAATGAAGCAATAGAACTTTATAGGGAAATAATTAGTTTTTCAAAAAAACACGATGATTTAGCGACTAGAAGGCTTTTTGAAAAGATTTTATTAGAAGAAATGGATCATCTCCAGACATTTGAAAATTATCTTGTAGACTAA
- the rfbC gene encoding dTDP-4-dehydrorhamnose 3,5-epimerase has translation MPFEKIETGIEGLVIIKSKKFFDNRGYFQEIFKDSDFKRMGFDLDFNQDNLSFSKKGVIRGLHYQKAPHGQAKLVKCVYGSIFDAVVDVRRESKTFGKYFTVILHDSNDYLLFVPDGFLHGFCALSDFAIVLYKTSSEYSPESSSGVIYNDQFLSIPWPVENPIISLQDAGLKTFKEEFLEQF, from the coding sequence ATGCCATTTGAAAAAATAGAAACGGGTATTGAAGGCTTAGTGATTATAAAATCAAAAAAATTTTTTGATAATAGAGGTTATTTTCAAGAGATTTTTAAAGATTCTGATTTTAAAAGGATGGGGTTTGATTTAGATTTTAATCAGGATAACTTATCTTTTTCTAAAAAAGGTGTAATAAGAGGACTTCATTATCAAAAAGCTCCACATGGCCAGGCAAAACTTGTGAAATGTGTTTATGGAAGCATATTTGATGCAGTGGTGGACGTCAGAAGAGAGTCTAAAACATTTGGCAAATATTTTACGGTGATATTGCACGATAGCAATGATTATCTTCTTTTTGTGCCTGACGGCTTTTTGCACGGTTTTTGTGCATTAAGCGATTTTGCAATAGTGCTATATAAAACTTCTTCTGAATATTCACCTGAAAGTTCTAGTGGAGTAATATATAACGATCAATTTTTATCTATTCCTTGGCCAGTCGAGAATCCTATTATTTCTTTGCAAGATGCAGGATTGAAAACTTTTAAGGAAGAATTTTTGGAGCAATTTTAA
- a CDS encoding polymer-forming cytoskeletal protein: MKRGLLLFFVFLTLYLFSFNLVFAQDQNLMLSRVRQGFGYQTNEEQYLKRDVIKREINIEQDQVINGDFIVHNAILTVSGRINGDLIAYRSDVILKNSAVITGKVIIHNGSLKKETGARTGDILEILSKRTPPPFLNVKPLFGKNFEGGVILDFRTLINSFEAKIFFSVLIFFMSFIYFLFFKRIVIEKYNYVYKFSLKAICFSIFIFLSIPSIFWFSREEPMFAVIFLAIMSILSVPGITFFTFSIFKNLFHLILKREVPYLFYVLISCLFLSLTILIFSGSLLYLIWLSLGLSYSILLYKSS; encoded by the coding sequence TTGAAAAGAGGACTGTTATTATTTTTTGTTTTTTTAACATTATATCTTTTTTCCTTTAATTTAGTTTTTGCTCAAGATCAAAACCTGATGTTATCCAGAGTTAGACAGGGATTTGGATATCAGACTAATGAGGAACAATATTTAAAAAGAGATGTTATAAAAAGAGAGATCAATATCGAACAGGATCAGGTGATAAACGGTGATTTTATTGTTCATAATGCAATATTGACTGTTAGCGGCAGGATAAACGGTGATCTAATTGCCTATAGATCTGATGTAATTCTAAAAAATTCTGCAGTAATTACTGGAAAAGTAATTATTCATAATGGGTCGCTTAAAAAAGAGACTGGGGCAAGAACTGGAGATATTTTAGAAATATTATCAAAAAGGACTCCGCCACCTTTTTTAAATGTGAAGCCACTGTTTGGTAAGAATTTTGAAGGGGGAGTGATCCTTGATTTTAGAACTCTTATAAATAGCTTTGAGGCCAAGATATTTTTTTCAGTGCTGATATTCTTTATGTCTTTTATATATTTTTTGTTTTTTAAAAGAATTGTAATAGAAAAGTACAACTACGTTTATAAATTTTCATTAAAGGCAATATGTTTTTCGATTTTTATATTTTTATCAATTCCAAGCATCTTTTGGTTTTCTAGAGAAGAACCAATGTTTGCAGTAATTTTTTTGGCTATTATGTCAATTTTGAGCGTGCCAGGTATAACATTTTTTACATTTTCAATTTTCAAAAATTTATTTCATCTTATTTTAAAAAGGGAAGTTCCTTATTTGTTTTATGTTTTAATTTCATGTTTGTTTTTATCGTTAACCATATTAATTTTTAGTGGAAGCTTGCTTTATTTGATTTGGCTATCGCTTGGGCTTTCTTATAGCATTTTGCTTTATAAGAGCTCTTAA
- a CDS encoding RNA polymerase sigma factor — translation MDSDLILRIKSGDQNAFRDLYNRYSSFIYTLSYRLSGSSEEAKDLVQEFFIKFYNNVDKFDINYPFIPWAKRVLTNLYIDKKRAKKEYTSFEDLTSEDDERSFDPVDNSLMPEEIIIRYENKEAVEKALLKLPEIYRVVIVLFYQEDLSIKEISNILSIDEGTVKMRISRGRKKLYKELSTYEL, via the coding sequence ATGGACTCAGACCTAATTTTAAGGATAAAATCGGGAGACCAAAATGCTTTTAGAGACCTATACAATAGGTATAGCAGTTTTATATATACTCTTTCTTACAGATTATCTGGTTCTTCCGAAGAAGCAAAGGATCTTGTACAGGAGTTTTTTATTAAATTCTACAATAATGTGGATAAATTTGATATAAATTATCCTTTTATACCATGGGCTAAGAGAGTGTTGACAAATTTATATATAGATAAAAAAAGAGCAAAAAAAGAATATACATCGTTTGAGGACTTGACTTCGGAAGATGATGAAAGAAGTTTTGATCCTGTAGACAACTCTCTGATGCCTGAAGAAATAATTATAAGATATGAAAACAAGGAAGCTGTTGAAAAGGCGCTTTTGAAACTTCCTGAAATTTATAGGGTTGTTATAGTTTTATTTTATCAGGAGGATCTAAGTATTAAGGAGATTTCTAATATTTTATCAATTGATGAGGGAACTGTTAAAATGAGAATTTCTAGAGGAAGAAAAAAACTTTATAAGGAGTTATCTACGTATGAGCTGTGA